A portion of the Candidatus Methylomirabilis sp. genome contains these proteins:
- the tpiA gene encoding triose-phosphate isomerase yields MARIPLVAGNWKMYKTPTEGAALARELRQRLDRPGGRDGVDVAVCPPFPALPAVGAALQGSGIALGAQDMHWEKEGAFTGAVSAGMLVDLGCRFVILGHSERRQHFGETDATVQRKVRAALAAALTPIVCVGETVAERDAAQTLAVVTRQVGAALEGLPAADLGRLVLAYEPVWAIGTGRTATPAQAREIHGALRRLLTERGGGPATRILYGGSVKAENAAGLLREPEIDGALVGGASLVAEQFARIVEATRPA; encoded by the coding sequence ATGGCGCGGATCCCGCTCGTCGCCGGCAACTGGAAGATGTACAAGACGCCCACGGAGGGGGCCGCGTTGGCGCGCGAGCTCCGCCAGCGGCTCGACCGCCCCGGCGGGCGCGACGGGGTCGACGTGGCCGTCTGTCCCCCCTTCCCCGCCCTTCCCGCGGTGGGGGCGGCTCTGCAGGGGAGCGGCATCGCGCTGGGCGCGCAGGACATGCACTGGGAGAAGGAGGGGGCCTTCACCGGCGCCGTCTCCGCCGGAATGCTGGTGGACCTCGGCTGCCGATTCGTGATTCTGGGGCATTCGGAGCGGCGCCAGCACTTCGGGGAGACGGACGCGACGGTGCAGCGGAAGGTCCGGGCGGCCCTCGCGGCGGCGCTCACCCCCATCGTGTGCGTCGGGGAGACCGTGGCCGAGCGGGATGCGGCGCAGACCCTGGCCGTCGTCACCCGGCAGGTCGGGGCGGCCCTGGAGGGCCTGCCCGCCGCCGATCTCGGCCGGCTCGTCCTGGCCTACGAGCCGGTCTGGGCGATCGGCACGGGCCGGACCGCGACGCCGGCGCAGGCCCGGGAGATCCACGGGGCCCTCCGGCGCCTCCTCACGGAGCGGGGGGGCGGGCCCGCCACCCGAATCCTGTACGGCGGGAGCGTCAAGGCGGAGAATGCGGCGGGGCTCCTCCGCGAACCCGAGATTGATGGTGCCCTGGTCGGGGGCGCTTCGCTGGTGGCGGAGCAGTTCGCCCGGATCGTGGAAGCCACCCGTCCCGCCTGA
- the secG gene encoding preprotein translocase subunit SecG, with amino-acid sequence MYVLLLVLHIVVAVALIGVVLLQSGKGADIGAAFGGGSSQTVFGGRGATTLLHKVTTIAAILFMLTSLSLTLYHGERRASSVIREEPAAATETTPPAAPPAPAPAPAAPGAAAPAK; translated from the coding sequence ATGTACGTCCTGCTGCTGGTCCTCCACATCGTGGTGGCCGTGGCCCTGATCGGGGTCGTCCTCCTCCAGTCGGGGAAGGGAGCCGACATCGGCGCCGCCTTCGGCGGGGGCTCCAGCCAGACCGTCTTCGGCGGCCGCGGCGCCACCACCCTCCTCCACAAGGTGACCACGATCGCCGCCATCCTCTTCATGCTCACCTCCCTCAGCCTGACCCTGTACCACGGGGAGCGGCGCGCCTCCTCCGTCATCCGGGAGGAGCCCGCGGCGGCGACCGAGACCACGCCCCCCGCGGCTCCCCCGGCCCCCGCGCCGGCGCCGGCGGCGCCGGGGGCGGCCGCTCCGGCCAAGTGA
- a CDS encoding peptide-binding protein, protein MAPARRLSRWLPAGLLILGLAGCGGEAPSAEAPGAVTGPPAYGDTIVEASIGDISGLIPNITSDSASHSVGSLIYDGLVRADRDLSLTGELAESWTISKDERTITFHLKKGVRWHDGAPFTARDVEFTYRYMRDPKTPTAYAEDFLQAASLEVVDPHTVRVHYERPYAPALLSWALWVLPAHILEEPWRKGVDLRTTPQNRHPIGTGPFRFHEWKTQEKVVVLANPDYHRGRPYLDRVVLRIIPDPATIFLELKARNVDMAGLTPLQFRRQTEYPAFAKFFEKYRYLSNSYAYLGFNLKDPRFADRLVRQAIAHAIDKQEIIEGVLLGLGQEAVGPYKPGTWWYTDQVRTFPYDPDRAKALLREAGWRDRDGDGILEKDGKPFRFTIRTNQGNSVRIQTAEIIQRRLKAVGIDVNIHVVEWAAFINTFIRKRDFEAIILGWGLGLDPDQYEIWHSSKTGPDQLNHVSYSNPEVDRLLEQGRRTFDRERRTAIYREFQRVLAEDQPLVFLYVPEALTAVSSRIRGIEPAPAGLAWNFIRWYVPQDAQRYTR, encoded by the coding sequence ATGGCCCCCGCCCGCCGTCTCTCCCGCTGGCTGCCGGCCGGCCTCCTGATCCTCGGCCTCGCCGGGTGCGGCGGCGAGGCCCCCTCCGCCGAGGCGCCCGGGGCCGTGACCGGCCCCCCGGCGTACGGGGACACGATCGTCGAGGCCTCGATCGGGGACATCAGCGGCCTCATCCCGAACATCACCAGCGACTCCGCCTCCCACAGCGTGGGGAGCCTCATCTACGACGGGCTGGTCCGGGCCGACCGGGACCTGAGCCTCACGGGGGAGCTGGCCGAGTCGTGGACGATCTCGAAGGACGAGCGGACGATCACCTTCCACCTGAAGAAGGGGGTGCGCTGGCACGACGGGGCTCCCTTCACGGCGCGGGATGTGGAGTTTACCTACCGGTACATGCGCGACCCGAAAACCCCGACCGCCTACGCCGAGGACTTCCTCCAGGCCGCCTCGCTCGAGGTCGTGGACCCCCACACCGTCCGGGTGCACTACGAGAGGCCCTATGCGCCCGCGCTCCTCTCGTGGGCGCTCTGGGTCCTCCCGGCTCACATCCTGGAGGAGCCCTGGCGGAAGGGTGTGGACCTCCGGACGACGCCCCAGAACCGCCACCCGATCGGGACCGGGCCCTTCCGCTTCCACGAGTGGAAAACCCAGGAGAAGGTCGTCGTCCTGGCAAACCCCGACTACCACCGGGGCCGCCCGTACCTGGACCGAGTCGTTCTCCGGATCATTCCCGACCCCGCCACCATCTTCCTCGAACTGAAGGCTCGCAACGTGGACATGGCCGGGCTCACCCCCCTCCAGTTTCGCCGGCAGACGGAGTACCCGGCCTTCGCGAAGTTCTTCGAGAAGTACCGCTACCTCTCGAACTCCTACGCCTACCTCGGCTTCAACCTGAAGGACCCGCGCTTCGCCGACCGGTTGGTGCGACAGGCCATCGCCCATGCCATCGACAAGCAGGAGATCATCGAGGGGGTCCTCCTCGGCCTCGGGCAGGAGGCGGTCGGGCCCTACAAGCCGGGGACCTGGTGGTACACCGATCAGGTGCGGACCTTCCCCTACGATCCAGATCGGGCGAAGGCGCTCCTGCGGGAGGCCGGGTGGCGGGATCGGGACGGCGACGGGATCCTCGAGAAGGATGGGAAGCCGTTCCGGTTCACGATCCGGACGAACCAGGGGAACAGCGTCCGGATCCAGACGGCGGAGATCATCCAGCGGCGCCTGAAGGCAGTCGGGATCGACGTCAATATCCACGTGGTGGAGTGGGCGGCCTTTATCAATACGTTCATCCGGAAGCGGGACTTCGAGGCGATCATCCTGGGCTGGGGGCTCGGCCTCGACCCGGACCAGTACGAGATCTGGCACTCGAGCAAGACCGGCCCGGACCAGCTCAACCACGTTTCCTATAGCAACCCGGAGGTGGACCGGCTCCTCGAGCAGGGCCGCCGGACCTTCGACCGGGAGCGCCGGACCGCCATCTACCGGGAGTTCCAGCGGGTCCTCGCCGAGGACCAGCCGCTCGTGTTCCTCTACGTCCCGGAAGCCCTGACGGCGGTGTCGTCGCGGATCCGGGGCATCGAGCCGGCCCCGGCCGGCCTCGCCTGGAACTTCATCCGGTGGTACGTTCCCCAGGACGCGCAGCGCTACACCCGCTGA